CGCCCCACACAGCCCGCCCTCATCTGAGGCAGCAGCGTCTCCTGGCGGCCAGACCTGGAACCGCAGCAGGAGCGACCCGGCTTCTAGAAGCAGACAAACTGCGTAACGCTCCCAAGATGTCACGTTTATTGCAGCTGAGCAGAGACAGGCTGTGCGGACCTCCCTCAACCCCTTccaacccccagcccctccccaaaCCCCAGCTGCAACTACGCCGCCGGTCCCTAGAGTGCTGCTTGACAGCGCGTGGCGGTGCCCGGAGCCTTAAGACACCGCGTCCAGCCTCTGGCGCCTTCAGTCATGGTAGGGGACTCCAGAGGGCACGCCCCCCTCTTGAAGTCCTAAGTCCGGTTTGGAGGCAGCGGAACCTCCAGAGAGGTCAGAGGTAGAGCGAGGACACTGTCGGAGGCGGTGGCGCTGGTCTGGAGTGCGGGAAGCCGAGAAAAAAGGGTCAGAGACCCCCTTCCCCCAGGTCACTCGCCCCGCCCACCCATCCCCAGGGCTCCTCCTACCTGGAGGGTAGCGCTAGGGGCGGGATTCCagctcctgggcctggcaggtcACCGGATGGGCACCGGCCCTGGGGGTCGGCAGGCAGTGGCTTCCTTGGGGGTGGGGGCTTGGCTGGCCCCTGAGActgagggagagaaggcaggaggcCGGCTTAGGTGGGGGGGGTGTCATGTTGCCCACCCCCAACGCACTGGTGCTGGGGAACACCAGCTTGGGGGCAGCACCATCGGTCACCCTTGTCTGCAAACAAACCTGTCACCATTAAAGGCACCACCTGGATATGTGCCCTCATGCACTGAGGGGGCATCTCGCCACCGCCACCACCGTCATGGCTACCAGCACCACAGCCCTAGATGGGGGGAGAGGCCGTGCCCTTCTCTCCCCCCACCATTACCTTCGGGCTTCTCACCATCGGGTCAGCGGGCAGAGGGCGGGTAGGGGGATTGGGTCGGTCAGCCAGCTCAGCCTGAACAGAGAGAGGGGCAGTGGCTGTGAGAGCATAACCAGGGGCTGTGGACATGCATAGAGATTCCCCAGAGGGGTTCAAGTCAACATGCAAAGTCAGCCAGGGGGCAGGAGAGAATGAGGGCATGCGCAGAGGGTTTGGAGGCATGCCAGCTGATGTCTCAGGGGAGGAAGGTGTAGGTCAACCGCGGAGTCCCTGGCCGACTGCAGTCCCGCCACTGACCACCAGATGGTGGTAgaaaccaaggcaggaggctcacccTTTGCTGCTTCTGGGGCTCAGAGTGTCTGAAGGCTGAGGGGCACCCCGATCACCTAATGAAGAGCACCACTGGCAGGGAGCAGGGATGAGAACTGCAGTTGGGTACCAAGcctcccacctgccttggctcaGGGCGGGCCCTGGCCCAGATTTACCTGGAGTCTCTTGGGCACAGGGTCAGGCGGCAGCGGCCTGGAAGGGGGGGCCGGGAAGCCGAGAGCACTAGCCTGCTGAGAGGGCAGGAGGGGCAGATGGGCACagagggggaagaggaagcagagagacAGAGTGGGCAGAGAAGGGTCAGTGCCCAGGGAGGGCTGGCAGGGGCCGAGGGCAGTGGGTGCTGTGCATGCAGTTACGCAGGTGCATGCAGGTGGGGAGCAAGTGGGGAGGAGGTGTGCACACACTCCCATCATCCAAGCAGAGGGCTTAGGGCGGGGGTGCTCACCAGCCCTTCTAACATGGTGACCTGGGCCCACGGAAGGCCATTCTGAGCACCACTGCCCTTGTGCCCTCCTGGGGTCACTGCTGGGGGCATGGATAGACCCACCTCTCAAAGCCACCTCTTGGCCAGTGGATGGAGCCCAGCAGCCCCTGCTCCAGCTGGCTGCCCTCCCCACTCTTCTGGACTCAGCTTCTCTGCCTGTAgccaggggaggggaaggcagggcagggcagggctggcccTGACTCCTTCGACTGACTCTTGGGCAGTGCTAGCCTTTCTCTGAGTCTGGAGCCTTTAATGTGCACCCCCCAGGGTCCAAGCTGGATGCCCAGCCAAGGTGGAGTCCCCTTCCTCTGGCATCTGGGACTCACCTTAGTGCCTCGTGCCAGCAGGGCCCTCTGCGGAGGTCCTGGCCGTTCAGGGGGACCAGACTGGGCTGCCCTATGCATGAGGAAAGGCAAGAAGGGAGAGGGCCCAGCCTCAGACCCTGTTCTCTACCTTATGCCATCCTTGAGTGGGGTTAACCCTTTCTTTGCAGGCACTTATGTGTGGTATAGGGAAAACTGTGGTGGGGCCTGTGGGGGCGTTATTTATTAGCTTGAGGGAAGACCCCACTTATCCAGCACAGGAGCTCCTGGGGAGAAATGGCCCTAGCACTCCAGCCACCCCACAGGGGCACAGCTGTGAGGTAAAAAGCTGTGGGTGCATATAGGGAAGGGAGGTGTGGGGTATGGCAGTCAGCAAGTTTAAGGTCCAAGGGGCTTAGGGCTCAGAACCAGGTTGCAGGGGCTGCAGAGGTGAGGCAGCCTTCAGCACTGTCCCCAGTTAAAGGAAGTGGTAGCAGGGAGGTGATGCTCATACCTGTACTGGCAAGTGGGTCCCTTGAGCTGGCAGAGTCGCTGGTGCAGGCGGGCACGGTACCAGTAGCTGGCACCAAGCATCACCAGGACCAATAacaccaggaggctgaggagcagCCCTGTGGTCAGGGAGCTGGTTGCTGTGGGCGGAAGTCAGGTTTAAAGGAGGGCAGGGCTAAGAACTCTAGAGCCATGAAGGCGCAGGGGGCAGGGAGTGAAGTCAAGCGATCAGGGAGAGTGAAGGGGTCAAGGGGCAGACTCACGGAACCAGCAGCAAAGGGGGGTCAGAAAGAGAGGGCCGAGGGGGAAAGATAAAGCATGAACCACTTTGCCCTCCCAGCTGCCCCTGTCCCCCAACCCCATGCCACCTTTGAGCTGAGTGGTGCAGTCAGGGGGTGCCCAGCCCTCCTCACAGTAGCAGTGCCTGTTGCTGTCACAGACCTAGGAGGTATAAGGTGAGCAATGAGGAATGCTGCACTCTGGAACTATTTCCTTGTCTCTAGCTTTTCAAGATCTCACATTTCTACAACTGGGGGTTGTGCTGGGTGTGATGTGTAGAGAGAGCCTGGAGGGTCTTTATCCACACCAGAGCAAATTAGATCAAActaacacttactgagcaccttctgtgtgctgggcactgtggtacATGCTtgctttctttgtgtttgttttgttttgttttattttattttagacagcaagtaagatggagtctcactctgttgcccaggctggagtgcagtggtacaattatggctcactgcagccccgaactcctgggctgaagcaatcctcctgccttggcctcccaagtagctgggagcacaggtgtgcaccagcaggcctaatttttaaatttttccttgatagagacgaggtctcactatgttgaccaggctggttttgaactcctggcctcaagtgatcctcctgccttggcctcccaaagtactgtgatttggctgggtgcagtggctcacccctgtaatcccagcactttgggaggccaaggcgggtggatcacttgaggtcagaagttcgagattagcctggccaacatggtgaaacccatctctattgaaaataaaaaaattagctgggcgtggtggcgggtgcctgtaatcccagctaggaggctgaggcaggagaaacaattgagcctgggaggcggaggttgcagtgagccgagttcgcgccagtgcactccagcctaggcaacagagcaagactctgtctcaaaacaaaacaaacaaacaaacaaacaaaactgtgattataggcgtgagccaccgtgcccagcctgtgctAGATGCTTTCATACTCACCTCATGTGCCTTGGATGGGGATACTGTTATTATAGCCATTTGataggtggggaaactgagctCAGCAAAGTTAGTAACCAGCCTGAGGTCACACAACTAGGAAGTAGTAGAGCAAGGATTAGAACCCAGATATGTCTGTTTCCAAAGCCCAGCATCCTTTTCCTCTCTAGAGGCTCTCTGCTCCCCTTCCACTTCACCCATCCCAGCTCACCCCATGTCCATGGCATTTGCTTCGACATTCCTGTGCCCCCAGGAGATCCACACGCTGGCATCGATGGTCTATGCACACCTGACCCAGGGAGAGAAAATCCTGGATCAGATTCCCACAGAGTTTTAATGGGACTGGGAGGCCAACAAGGTTGAGGTCACACCCTGCGTTTACATATGGGGAAACCAGCGCGTAGTGGGTTGATAGGCTTTGCTCCATCTGAAGTAAGAAACTGACTTCCCTTGGAGTCCCTGCCTTTGACATTGGTGAACGGTGAAGTCTGGGCACTTCACTGTGgtccaaatgtcccttctcataCCTGGTCTTGCCCACCCAGGTTGCTCACCAGGCCAGGGCCACAGGCTGTGCCAGGCAGAGTCAGGAGGGGCTGGGCCACATCACTGCCCAGGTCCAGGTGCACCCAGCTGCAGTTCAGCTCAGTCCCATTCACATCTATTGTCTCCCAGAGTAGATCCTGGATGGACCCCAGCAGAGGCTGGGTCCTACCTGTCTGGCACTGGAGTTGCCCGCAAATGGCATCtctgggggaagggggaagggaacaCAGGTTAGTAGAAGCAGGGCCAAGACTCCCAGAAACCCAAAGGAGGAGCCAGGTTTCCTCACTTACCTAGGGGTACAGGACACGTAGCCGCCACTGGGGTTGCGCCCACAGCTCCCAAAGGCATTTCCCCGAGTATTGGCTGTCTGGAGGCAAAGTGGCGCAGCGGGCTGGGCTCCAGGTCCCCAAAGTGACTGGCACTGCTGGGCATAGGAGGCACAACGCCCATGCATGCACACAGCTTGCCCACCAGCGCAGGGCTCGCCGTCCCCTAGGCTGATATCAGGGGGACACTGGGAGCTGTCTCCTGGGCAGAATTCAGGCAAGTCACAATCCCCTCTGGTAGGACGACACTGCCAGCCAGACGGGCGTAGCTGTCGAGGGTGGATGAGCATCAGTGTGGGCACTGGGCAAATCCAGCTAGGGGGTCAGAATGACCCTTTCCACCTTGGCCCCGGCAGGTGAGCTCTGGGTGGCCAGTCTAGTCTCTACCCACCTGGCAATTTTGACAACAGGGTCCGTCGGATGCACACTGTGCCCCTGGCCTCAGCTGGCAGGTTGAGGAATCACAGCAGGGATCGGTGCAGTCCTGTGGGCAGGAGCACGGGGGCCAGGCATCAGAGCAGGTGGGGCCTGTGAGCCTCCCTCcaatccctcctcctcccacaggCCAAGACCAGAAGGACGCCCAGAACTACACAGCAAGCAAGGGCTAGAGACGAACAACCCATGTGCTGTCCCCACAGACATGGCAAGTAGGAGAGGGGTGGGAAGTCCCTTCAGAACCCAAGAGGAGCTCAGGAGGCTAGGAGAGGGCTAATGACCAGGGTGAAGGCACAGAAGTGAGTGGGGCGAGGCTTTGGGAAAGGGGCTCACATCTGGGAAGCCACAGTCACACTGCTCGCCCGGCTCCACAAACATATTTCCACAGAAAGCAGCCATAGGAGGCAGGTTAGGCAGCCGTTCAAAGAGGCAGCTGCCCATTCCATCCAGGAGGGCTTTCTCCAGGGCCTGTCGGCTGCAGTTGCTGAAGTTCAGGCCTGGCAGGAAGCTGGGGAGGGTGGCAAGGAAGGTTGGGGCTGGGGGCCTCTCCCTGCCCCTTGCCCCACCGCCTCTCTCCATCCTGCAGCTACTCACTCTGTGGAGGCCTCCATGATGCAGGTCTTGGCTGGGGCTGGACCTGGACAGGGGCAGCTATTCCCAGGCAAATCATGGTCCAGGCCCAGGCTGTGGCCCAACTCATGGGCTATGGAGGAGGCGACTCCCAGGATGCTGGTGGAGTGGTCCTGTCGTTGGGGAGGGGTACCGCAGGTCCAGTCCCAGCCTGCCTCCACCACAATGCCCAGACCACCCTCTCTGCTTCTGTTCCCTCCATGTCTGACCTCACGGGCACTCAGCAGGCACTGCTTCCCTCCTGAATTGCTTCTAAAGTAGCAGAACCCAGGCCTGGATGGCAGAAACCTGGGCTCTAGCTCAGCTCTGTCCCCCTCCCTCACTGTGGGCCCTTGGAGATCACCTCTGTTCtttgggcctcagctgcctcctaCCCTCCTCCAAGAAATGGGAAGACTGCACAGGGGATGACTGTGTACACTGTGACGAGCTGACCACAAGCGAGGGCTCCCGGACTGCAAAGGCCACATCACGCATCTCCACCCTGTATACCCATAGCTTTGGGGTTGGGCAACTTTGTAGGGGGATTTCAGTGAATAAATGCCTCCACACTTGGGAGGAACTGAATTGGGAATGAGGAGGAGACCTGGAAATAACTCACCATGTTCACACCTCCTGAGAAGTCAGGAGAACAGATGGAGTTCTGAATGGCCATGCCCACCATAGGCCCAGAGAATGAAGTACCACTGTGGGACAGAGAGGCCAAAGTTCAGGGCCAGAAGCCACGGTGGTCAGAGCTTCAGGGGCTGAGGTAAGTGCTGAAGGGGTGTGAATTTGGCCAGGACAGGACTGGCCTCTCTGGCTGGGTCTGGGCCTTACGTCACCAGCTGGGCACTGTCGTGAGGCAATCGAGGCAGCAAATGTGCCCTGCGCCAGTGGAGGAAGTTTTCGAGGGTGACAGCCGGGTTTGGGCTGATCTCCACCAGGTCACGCTGGGTCCAGGCCTCCAGGCCCACTAGTGCCACTCGTACATTCAGAGGCCGGAAGAACTGAAAGAGAGTTGGGGCTCAGAAGAGGGGCTGTTATGGTcaggggcctggggtgggggctgccctGTCCAGCACTCACTGTGTCCAGCAAGAGGGCCACTTCCAGTGTGCGGTTCAGCAGGTGCTGGAAGTCCTGGTATTTCTGGACCTGTAGGCCAAGAGAGGTGACATGAAAGGCGGCAGGGCAGTGTGGGGGGAGGAGGATGCGCAGGGGCCAGCCGGCTCACCTCCGAGTGATCAGCCACAATCACCAGCTCCACAGTCTTGGTCTCTGTTACCACATCCCGCCTCCACTATGGACAAAAAGAAGTATCAGGCAAACCTGTCGCTCGCAGCCAACAGCTGTGCAGGGCTGACCAAGAGGCAGCCACTCCTACTCTGTGGGTGAAACAGGAGGGTGAagagcccattttacagatgagccaCTGAGGGCCAGAGGGCCCAGGAACTTGCCAAGGAGGACCAGGAAGTAGATAATGAAGGTCGGAGTAGACCCCTGCTTTTCTGGCTCCAAACTCAGtggttttttttcaaatttttaaaaaataataatttagcccggcacggtggctcatgcctgtaatcccagcactttgggaggctgaggtgggcggatcacgaggtcaggagatcgagaccatcctggctagcatggtgaaaccctgtctgtactaaaaaatacaaaaaattagccgggcgtagtagcgggcgcctgtagtcccagctactcgggaggctgaggcaggagaatagcgtgaacctgggaggcggagcttgcagtgagccgagatcaagccactgcacgccagcctgggtgacagagcgagactccatctcaaataataataataataataataatttgaaaaaatccCAATATCAACTCTTGTCACTTACCATATGCCTGGCACAGTTTTAAGCACTTCACATCtatattgactcatttaatcttcccagcAACTCTCTGCAGCAAGTagttttattatcttcattttacagattaggaaattgGGTTTATATTGCTTTAGCACTGGTAACTATGTATTATCTATAACCAAGTGAGAGCTCTCTGCAAAAGGGATCATAAGACAGATGAAGCGTTTGAGCCAAATACAACTAATATGGATAGGCCATTTATTAGTTGTATGGCCTCGGGCAAACCACCTAACCTGTCTCagctagattttattttattttattttatattttatatattttattttattttattttattttattttttgagatgaggtctcactctgtcacccaggctggtgtgtagtggctcgatttcgactcactgcaacctccgccttctgggctcaGACGATTCTTCCACTTgggcctcctgagtggctggaactacaggcacatgccaccatgcctggacactTTTTGTAaggtttcttcattttaaaatagagcTATTGATAGCACCTACCTCCTAGGTATGGGAGGAGTACACGAGCTAATGTTCACAAAGTTCCCAACATGTGGAAAGTGCTCCATTCGCAGGAGCTGTTGTTACTGTGAACACATAGCTCTGAGTGTCTGGGGGTCAGCGCTCAGGACAAGCGAAGCCCACTCCCCTGCCATTCATCCTCACCCGGCGAATGTGGCGCTGTCCCAGGGGGTGCTCTGGTGGAGTCTGAGTGTGTACAGGTTCCCGCCAGCTCAGGACACAGGTGTGGCCTGGCAGGTGGAGATCTTGGATTCGGGAAATAATGGGAGGACCCTGAACGTCCCCAGGCCCCTGCTCCAGCGTATAGCTTCTCTCTGGGGACAGGACCACCAAGcctctaagaaaaaagaaaggaagttagAAAACATTACAGCTCCATGCCTGGGTCTCCTTACTTTCTCTACTGTCATCAAATCCGCCCAGTATACCTGAGCCCAGAGCAGGTGCAGACGGACACCCAGGAGGCTGCATATCCCTGCACTCTTCCCTGGTAGCAGCAGTTCTCCTGCGGCACAGGAACAACATTAGTGTTGTCTCAGAGAGCAGACCAGGACTGGAACCGAGGAGTCTAGCTTGACAGTAAAAATAGGCAGCGTCTTCTCATCTTCCAGTTAcccccttcctctttcccctagGCCAAAAACGGCACAAGAGGCCCTGACTCACCAGAGTGTGTCCCTCACTGACCACCCGAGTGCCATCGGGCTGGTACCACACCAGGGTTGGGCGGCCTGGGACCAACTCCCTGTGGAGTGAAGGAAAAGAACGCAGTGCTCAAGCCACTTCCCAGGTCGTGCATTGACAAGCAGAGGCCTGAAGGTGGTGGTGGGGCTGGGGACCAGGGACCACCCCCCAGCCAACTTTTCCACTCCCTGACACCAGGTCAGCAAAGTATACTGGGTGGGCCACTGACTCTGTTTATTTGAATTCCAATCTGGTTTTCACcacatactagctgtgtgacctggggcaagttatttaatctctctgtgccttgacTTCCTCATGTATTAAATAAGGACAATAATACATGATAGTATCTCCCTtacagggttgttatgaggattaaatgagcacAAGCACTtagcacctggcacataataaatgctatACAAGTTGTTGGCCATGTGGTCACTGTTGTTGCCACCATCACTATTACCTATTCTGTAGCAGCTCCAGGATATGACTGTCACCGTCCAGCTCCAACTTGATCCTCAGGGGCTCAGGCAGACTGGTCTGTGGGCACCAGAGGGCAGGTCACCTCCCTAGACCTGCCCACAACTCCCAGCCTCTCTAACCAGAAAACCTAAGGCCCTCAGAAGAGCACCAGCGATTAGATCACTGGTGGGGGGATCCCAGGGGAAGGGCCAGGAAGCCCTGCCTGGCCTGCGCCATTGTTCTGGGGGGTTGTGTGGGGAGGTCAAGGAAGGTATCTGAGCCGCCCCTTCTCGGCTTCCTGCCCAGAGAGGAAGCACCGTGTAGGACCCAGCACAAGCCCCAGCCCTTCCTCTGACTCAGCTTTATAATGGGGTTGGGGGGTGGTTTGGTAAGGTCCTGACTCTTTCCAAATCCCCCCACTGAAAAAACCGACAACATGAGATGAAGAAAGCAAGTTTGGCTTCACAATTTCCCCAGTGGAGATGGATGGGttgggtggggctgaggcagacagatgtgcatgcagagggagagggagataaGTGAAGCCAGGTGCTGGGGTGTGGTGGGAGAGGCAGCTGGGCCTGGGATAGACCCACTACAGCAAGCTCTACCCACCAGCTCCTCAGCCAAGCTTTGGCCTTGAGACACCTGACTATGCAGGGG
This region of Macaca fascicularis isolate 582-1 chromosome 1, T2T-MFA8v1.1 genomic DNA includes:
- the ADAM15 gene encoding disintegrin and metalloproteinase domain-containing protein 15 isoform X6, with amino-acid sequence MRLALLWALGLLGAGSPLPSWPLPNIAVLSISSVLSSGVLGPAGGTEEQQAMSEKAPRGPLEPQVLQDDLPISLKKVLQTSLPEPLRIKLELDGDSHILELLQNRELVPGRPTLVWYQPDGTRVVSEGHTLENCCYQGRVQGYAASWVSVCTCSGLRGLVVLSPERSYTLEQGPGDVQGPPIISRIQDLHLPGHTCVLSWREPVHTQTPPEHPLGQRHIRRWRRDVVTETKTVELVIVADHSEVQKYQDFQHLLNRTLEVALLLDTFFRPLNVRVALVGLEAWTQRDLVEISPNPAVTLENFLHWRRAHLLPRLPHDSAQLVTGTSFSGPMVGMAIQNSICSPDFSGGVNMDHSTSILGVASSIAHELGHSLGLDHDLPGNSCPCPGPAPAKTCIMEASTDFLPGLNFSNCSRQALEKALLDGMGSCLFERLPNLPPMAAFCGNMFVEPGEQCDCGFPDDCTDPCCDSSTCQLRPGAQCASDGPCCQNCQLRPSGWQCRPTRGDCDLPEFCPGDSSQCPPDISLGDGEPCAGGQAVCMHGRCASYAQQCQSLWGPGAQPAAPLCLQTANTRGNAFGSCGRNPSGGYVSCTPRDAICGQLQCQTGRTQPLLGSIQDLLWETIDVNGTELNCSWVHLDLGSDVAQPLLTLPGTACGPGLVCIDHRCQRVDLLGAQECRSKCHGHGLCDLRLVTNFAELSFPTYQMAIITVSPSKAHEVCDSNRHCYCEEGWAPPDCTTQLKATSSLTTGLLLSLLVLLVLVMLGASYWYRARLHQRLCQLKGPTCQYRAAQSGPPERPGPPQRALLARGTKQASALGFPAPPSRPLPPDPVPKRLQWCSSLGDRGAPQPSDTLSPRSSKGLRGQPSPHPQGSHCLPTPRAGAHPVTCQAQELESRP
- the ADAM15 gene encoding disintegrin and metalloproteinase domain-containing protein 15 isoform X2, with product MRLALLWALGLLGAGSPLPSWPLPNIAVLSISSVLSSGVLGPAGGTEEQQAMSEKAPRGPLEPQVLQDDLPISLKKVLQTSLPEPLRIKLELDGDSHILELLQNRELVPGRPTLVWYQPDGTRVVSEGHTLENCCYQGRVQGYAASWVSVCTCSGLRGLVVLSPERSYTLEQGPGDVQGPPIISRIQDLHLPGHTCVLSWREPVHTQTPPEHPLGQRHIRRWRRDVVTETKTVELVIVADHSEVQKYQDFQHLLNRTLEVALLLDTFFRPLNVRVALVGLEAWTQRDLVEISPNPAVTLENFLHWRRAHLLPRLPHDSAQLVTGTSFSGPMVGMAIQNSICSPDFSGGVNMDHSTSILGVASSIAHELGHSLGLDHDLPGNSCPCPGPAPAKTCIMEASTDFLPGLNFSNCSRQALEKALLDGMGSCLFERLPNLPPMAAFCGNMFVEPGEQCDCGFPDDCTDPCCDSSTCQLRPGAQCASDGPCCQNCQLRPSGWQCRPTRGDCDLPEFCPGDSSQCPPDISLGDGEPCAGGQAVCMHGRCASYAQQCQSLWGPGAQPAAPLCLQTANTRGNAFGSCGRNPSGGYVSCTPRDAICGQLQCQTGRTQPLLGSIQDLLWETIDVNGTELNCSWVHLDLGSDVAQPLLTLPGTACGPGLVCIDHRCQRVDLLGAQECRSKCHGHGLCDLRLVTNFAELSFPTYQMAIITVSPSKAHEVCDSNRHCYCEEGWAPPDCTTQLKATSSLTTGLLLSLLVLLVLVMLGASYWYRARLHQRLCQLKGPTCQYRAAQSGPPERPGPPQRALLARGTKASALGFPAPPSRPLPPDPVPKRLQWCSSLGDRGAPQPSDTLSPRSSKGLSWLTDPIPLPALCPLTRCLRGQPSPHPQGSHCLPTPRAGAHPVTCQAQELESRP
- the ADAM15 gene encoding disintegrin and metalloproteinase domain-containing protein 15 isoform X1, which translates into the protein MRLALLWALGLLGAGSPLPSWPLPNIAVLSISSVLSSGVLGPAGGTEEQQAMSEKAPRGPLEPQVLQDDLPISLKKVLQTSLPEPLRIKLELDGDSHILELLQNRELVPGRPTLVWYQPDGTRVVSEGHTLENCCYQGRVQGYAASWVSVCTCSGLRGLVVLSPERSYTLEQGPGDVQGPPIISRIQDLHLPGHTCVLSWREPVHTQTPPEHPLGQRHIRRWRRDVVTETKTVELVIVADHSEVQKYQDFQHLLNRTLEVALLLDTFFRPLNVRVALVGLEAWTQRDLVEISPNPAVTLENFLHWRRAHLLPRLPHDSAQLVTGTSFSGPMVGMAIQNSICSPDFSGGVNMDHSTSILGVASSIAHELGHSLGLDHDLPGNSCPCPGPAPAKTCIMEASTDFLPGLNFSNCSRQALEKALLDGMGSCLFERLPNLPPMAAFCGNMFVEPGEQCDCGFPDDCTDPCCDSSTCQLRPGAQCASDGPCCQNCQLRPSGWQCRPTRGDCDLPEFCPGDSSQCPPDISLGDGEPCAGGQAVCMHGRCASYAQQCQSLWGPGAQPAAPLCLQTANTRGNAFGSCGRNPSGGYVSCTPRDAICGQLQCQTGRTQPLLGSIQDLLWETIDVNGTELNCSWVHLDLGSDVAQPLLTLPGTACGPGLVCIDHRCQRVDLLGAQECRSKCHGHGLCDLRLVTNFAELSFPTYQMAIITVSPSKAHEVCDSNRHCYCEEGWAPPDCTTQLKATSSLTTGLLLSLLVLLVLVMLGASYWYRARLHQRLCQLKGPTCQYRAAQSGPPERPGPPQRALLARGTKQASALGFPAPPSRPLPPDPVPKRLQWCSSLGDRGAPQPSDTLSPRSSKGLSWLTDPIPLPALCPLTRCLRGQPSPHPQGSHCLPTPRAGAHPVTCQAQELESRP
- the ADAM15 gene encoding disintegrin and metalloproteinase domain-containing protein 15 isoform X10, which produces MRLALLWALGLLGAGSPLPSWPLPNIGGTEEQQAMSEKAPRGPLEPQVLQDDLPISLKKVLQTSLPEPLRIKLELDGDSHILELLQNRELVPGRPTLVWYQPDGTRVVSEGHTLENCCYQGRVQGYAASWVSVCTCSGLRGLVVLSPERSYTLEQGPGDVQGPPIISRIQDLHLPGHTCVLSWREPVHTQTPPEHPLGQRHIRRWRRDVVTETKTVELVIVADHSEVQKYQDFQHLLNRTLEVALLLDTFFRPLNVRVALVGLEAWTQRDLVEISPNPAVTLENFLHWRRAHLLPRLPHDSAQLVTGTSFSGPMVGMAIQNSICSPDFSGGVNMDHSTSILGVASSIAHELGHSLGLDHDLPGNSCPCPGPAPAKTCIMEASTDFLPGLNFSNCSRQALEKALLDGMGSCLFERLPNLPPMAAFCGNMFVEPGEQCDCGFPDDCTDPCCDSSTCQLRPGAQCASDGPCCQNCQLRPSGWQCRPTRGDCDLPEFCPGDSSQCPPDISLGDGEPCAGGQAVCMHGRCASYAQQCQSLWGPGAQPAAPLCLQTANTRGNAFGSCGRNPSGGYVSCTPRDAICGQLQCQTGRTQPLLGSIQDLLWETIDVNGTELNCSWVHLDLGSDVAQPLLTLPGTACGPGLVCIDHRCQRVDLLGAQECRSKCHGHGLCDLRLVTNFAELSFPTYQMAIITVSPSKAHEVCDSNRHCYCEEGWAPPDCTTQLKATSSLTTGLLLSLLVLLVLVMLGASYWYRARLHQRLCQLKGPTCQYRAAQSGPPERPGPPQRALLARGTKQASALGFPAPPSRPLPPDPVPKRLQWCSSLGDRGAPQPSDTLSPRSSKGLRGQPSPHPQGSHCLPTPRAGAHPVTCQAQELESRP